One part of the Phoenix dactylifera cultivar Barhee BC4 chromosome 4, palm_55x_up_171113_PBpolish2nd_filt_p, whole genome shotgun sequence genome encodes these proteins:
- the LOC120103999 gene encoding homeobox-leucine zipper protein HOX21-like translates to MACNGMASSFFPPNFMLQMQTPHGEEHPLPTSLNPILPTTPCTNLQDLRGVAPMLGKISMSFSGIEACEEMNADDDLSDECSQAGEKKRRLNTEQVRTLEKNFELGNKLEPERKIQLARALGLRPRQVAIWFQNRRARWKTKQLEKDYDVLKRQFEAIKSENDALQAQNKKLQAEILALKGRETSELINLNKETEGSCSNRSENSSEINLDISRTSATESPLNPHQSIPFFPSIRPAEMDQILQSSSRAELQCPKIEQGIPDGSFSNLLCSMEEQSPFWPWSDHQGFH, encoded by the exons ATGGCCTGCAATGGGATGGCTTCCTCCTTCTTTCCTCCTAACTTCATGCTTCAGATGCAAACCCCCCATGGAGAGGAGCACCCACTCCCAACCTCTCTCAACCCCATCCTCCCTACCACCCCATGCACCAACCTCCAGGACCTCAgag GTGTGGCCCCGATGCTGGGGAAGATATCCATGTCCTTTTCCGGGATTGAGGCCTGCGAGGAGATGAATGCTGATGATGACTTATCTGATGAGTGCTCGCAGGcaggggagaagaagaggaggctcAACACGGAACAGGTGAGGACTTTGGAGAAGAACTTTGAGCTGGGGAACAAGCTGGAGCCCGAGAGGAAAATCCAGTTGGCCAGAGCCCTTGGGCTGCGGCCAAGGCAGGTGGCCATATGGTTCCAGAACAGGAGGGCCAGGTGGAAGACCAAGCAACTGGAGAAAGACTATGATGTGCTCAAGAGGCAGTTTGAGGCCATCAAGTCGGAGAATGATGCTCTCCAAGCCCAGAACAAGAAATTACAAGCCGAG ATCTTGGCTCTCAAGGGCAGAGAAACATCAGAACTCATCAACCTCAATAAGGAGACTGAAGGGTCTTGCAGCAATAGAAGCGAGAACAGCTCGGAGATCAACTTGGATATTTCGAGAACATCGGCCACCGAGAGTCCCCTAAATCCTCACCAAAGCATACCCTTCTTCCCATCAATTAGGCCAGCGGAGATGGACCAGATCCTCCAAAGCTCTTCCAGAGCAGAGCTCCAATGCCCCAAGATCGAGCAAGGCATCCCCGATGGAAGCTTCAGCAACTTGTTGTGCAGCATGGAAGAACAATCTCCATTCTGGCCATGGTCAGATCACCAAGGTTTTCATTGA
- the LOC103700583 gene encoding transcription factor ILI6-like, whose amino-acid sequence MSSRRTRSRQSSSSRISEEQINDLVSKLEALLPEASIRSNSSASAARVLQDTCNYIRSLHREVDDLSERLSELLATTDTTSAQAAIIRSLLM is encoded by the exons ATGTCCAGCAGGAGGACTCGATCAAGGCAGTCAAGCTCATCGAGAATCAGCGAAGAGCAGATCAATGATCTCGTGTCCAAGTTGGAAGCGCTGCTCCCTGAAGCCAGCATTAGGAGCAACAGCAGT GCGTCGGCTGCTCGGGTCTTGCAAGACACCTGTAACTACATTAGGAGCCTGCATCGAGAAGTCGACGATCTGAGTGAGAGGCTGTCGGAGCTGCTTGCGACGACCGACACAACCAGTGCTCAAGCAGCCATAATTAGGAGCTTGCTCATGTGA